CCTGAAAAAATAATCCTTGGGGAGCATGGGATGACCCGAGAATTTTCTGATTCTTGCAAAAAGAGCAGAGAAAATCTAAACAGATAAACTGGTAGAATCCGAGAGATACTGCTTGACAGAAGATAGCTAGTCTGGTACTAGTCTCagctttattattaattttgtgaaagaAAAATCCTTCGGAAAACCCTTTATCGTTTATATATCTATCAATGTCAAATAAATCTGAAACTCCATATTTAGAACACAGCTCCTGTGCAAAACCAGCATCATCTTCATGGCACGCACGCATTTCCTCCTGGTTCACATCATCACTGCCATTGGCTCGAAGGTTTTCCATTTTGTTATCAAAACGAAATTCTTTCACGGCTTGTATCCAAACCAAAAGGTTCTGAAATAACATAAGATATGGAGAggacagaaaaggaaaaacgaATCTCAATCACGCAAAACAAAATGAGCTACCCCATGTCTAGATTCAAAACTGATCTGGGTCACAAAAGGATGATCAAGAAGCTCACCCACTGTCCCTCTCTTCTTCCAGTCCTTCTCTAGACACCTCCTAACAAAGCTTTGAATCCTGCTGGATGCACTCTTCGGCATTTGCAATCTCTCCCCAAAGCATATAGCACACACCAATGCTGCCCAGTCTGGTTTCTCTCCACAACCAATCAATGGATAATGACCCGCTAGGCACTCCAAAACTACCACCCCAAGCGACCAAACATCTCCTGCGAATCCATGATCTCCATTTCCATCCCATCTCTCAGGATCAATTCTCTCAGGACTCATGTAAGCACATGTTCCCATATAAGTCTCATATGAATCATGTTTTCCCACCACTACCCTACTCACTCCAAAATCTGCAATCTTAACCACTCCTTCAGCATTTATCAGTAGATTCGAGGGTTTTATGTCCCCATGTACTATCTGCTTCTCATGGAGATACTGTAACCCATTCAGAATGCACCGTGCCACACCAGATATGACATCCTCAGGCAATATTCTGTGTACAAGCAGAACATCATGCAGTGATCCTCTTTCCATGTGCTCCATTGCAAAGTACAAGTCATCCTCACTATCAAAAACCGCATGGCACTGGACAACGTAAGGTGAATCCACGCGTCTAAGGATCTCTGCCTCCCTTCCTGCTTGTTGGCGAATTGTGGTGGAGTTTCGGTCGAAACGGAGGGTTTTCAATGCAAATATGGAGGAGCTGCGTTTGTGCCGTACTTTATAGACCGTGCCACTATTGCCACGGCCAAGAACAGCCAGTTTTTCCAGGTCTGAGAGCTTCTCTATGTTTGGAGAATCTGGACTAATGGTCAATGATAATGATGGCGAATGGATCTGTTGCCGGAAGTCAGCTGCAGGTATGGGTGGTGGTAGGGATAGCCTTAGTGGTTGTTGGTGCCTTCTCTCTCTCACCAAAGTCATTTTCACACCTCTtgcttcttctctcttctctatGCTCAGATACTAAGCAACATTGTGGATAGGTACGGCAAAACCTTAGCCTAGCCGTTATATACGCATGCGACTGGAGAGCTTCTGGGGGGCACACACGTGCATGCTTGGCTTCAGGGGGATAACAAGTGGCTGTAGCAATCCCAACATTCACGGACAGGTGAGGTTTTATCTGGTAACGTCACGGCTAATCTCTGGCGAAGTTCTTGCGTCGAGTTTCTTTCTACACTGCCATCTGTTCTTTCTTTAACTGTCAATTTTTACACTGAAGTCACCCATTTTCGTGGTTATCGTGAAACATGtgactctatatatatatatatatatataaacactcaTCATCCATGGTTTACGTACGTACGGGGTTGCAATTACTTCCAAAGATTTAGAAagaaagcaagcaagcaagGCAAGGTGTGCAGCCCAAGTGTCATGGAAATGTATAAATTTtctaccataaaaataaatatatatatataaaaagaacagattttattCCAGTGAATACTAAATCAATGCTATTCTGATTTAAAACGAGATCAACAACTCCTAAAATAAGGGATTCTGCCGGCACGGCAGGGTGCCACATGATCAGCCATGGGGATCCTCGGAGTTCGAAGTAAAGGTAAGGCCATGCAGCGTCCGATTATCCTCAAATACAGTAGAAGAAAGACGTGTTCTGGTTGGGTTCGTTGTGCCCATGCTCTGTTAAGCTCTATATATTTTCGCCACGGGCATCTTTATTCATGGCCATGATACTTACAAGCAGAGTACACTATAGGTCCAAGATGAGACCAACGTCAGTACTGATGCAACGCCATGCACTATAGATCAACAAATGTCAGTGATGATTTTAGTTCTTGATTGGTATATACTCGAACAGCTTCATCAAATTAGACCTACCAAAACCGCAACCAATTTCCTTCATCATGCAACGTACCAAACCAAAGAACAGATCCCACTTTTACCAGGCAATGGGAAAAAAGAGCAGCGCCACTGAGTAATAATATCACCACATGAACAGAAGGTGACCCGTTACGTTTTCCAAGGCAATCCAAACCTCCAGTACATGAAAATTATCCAGATTGGCTTCCagttggtttatatatatatccccaCCTTGCCTTCCTCCTCCCTAAATAGGCCACGAAATCACTGGAACCAAGTTACGAGCATTCAGTTCATTAATAGAAGAACAATTAAATTGGTATTCTGCTCAACAATTAACCTTCCATCCTAAACCAAAAGCAGCCTGTGCAAATGTATACTTGGATCATGCTACAGAAGACAATTATCTCATCTTCCCCGTTgctataaaaaacaacttcagTTCCAAACAAGTGAGGCCTGGTCAACCTTCTCAATTGCGCGGATTTACCTTACTGCCTTTCAGAGAGTCGAAACACCCCACAATCTGTTTTTAACAATCAGCGCCCTATTCCAGGAGTTGCACTAAAATCCCATCTAAGAGTGTACCGAATTGAATTATTGCTTCTGAGTTCTGACACCAGTCATGCCATCCCTCCTCTTTTTAGATGTTGCAGAAGATAAAGCAAAACAATTCCGACCAGTACACCCTCATCAAGATTTCTCTAAAATGCCCCAGACCACTACCTCTAAGTAACCTTAAGGTAGCGCTGATTAATGCATGCATTTTTCCATAAAGGTAAAGTAGCAAGAGGTCCACAAGAACGAAAGGTAGAAATAGACAAAAAATTAAACCCATGGAACTATGCTAGTGAATTGCTATGAAACAAAGGCTACATTCACGAATAGGATTTGACAGGTACAAAAGATGGAAAACCAAAACTATGGACTTAAGGATAGCATAATGTTTCTTGAGGTCTAGAAACTCTCACAAGATGTAGAGGGGGAAAgttcagattaaaaaaattgaaaaaaaagaaagaaaaaaagaagagaacttTAGGTCTCCACAtgtgcaaaaataaaaactattgcTGGAACAGGAACCAAAAGCATCGATTTGTTGTTCCAATGGCCAAAGGAGTAGGACCATCTGATTATCAAGGTTAAAAGTTTATCTAGGTGTTTAACTATTACGGTTTGAAATAAAGGTACATTTGGTGTGCGAGATTAAAGCTGCTTGCGATCTGATGAGAGATGTCCCATTTGTTCTGTCAGCTGATCCATATGCTGAGCTTTGTCCCACCCGTTTATAATTTGATGTACATCATTTCCATTGGCTTTACCCTCCACAGAACTTGATTCAATATCCTCAGGCACTGGACTCTGTGCAAGAAGGTCATCCCAGAAGCTAGAGTTATCAAGCAAAGCATCGATATCAGGATCAGGGGAGATGTTGTCAATATCTATGGGTATTGTATCATTAATTCCAAGTGAAGCTGGATCTAGGAACACATCACTGCTTGTCTCTGGTTCCATGTAATCTTCACCAGGAATATCAGCAATAATTTCTG
This genomic interval from Populus alba chromosome 1, ASM523922v2, whole genome shotgun sequence contains the following:
- the LOC118039233 gene encoding mitogen-activated protein kinase kinase 10 isoform X1, whose protein sequence is MTLVRERRHQQPLRLSLPPPIPAADFRQQIHSPSLSLTISPDSPNIEKLSDLEKLAVLGRGNSGTVYKVRHKRSSSIFALKTLRFDRNSTTIRQQAGREAEILRRVDSPYVVQCHAVFDSEDDLYFAMEHMERGSLHDVLLVHRILPEDVISGVARCILNGLQYLHEKQIVHGDIKPSNLLINAEGVVKIADFGVSRVVVGKHDSYETYMGTCAYMSPERIDPERWDGNGDHGFAGDVWSLGVVVLECLAGHYPLIGCGEKPDWAALVCAICFGERLQMPKSASSRIQSFVRRCLEKDWKKRGTVGELLDHPFVTQISFESRHGVAHFVLRD
- the LOC118039233 gene encoding mitogen-activated protein kinase kinase 10 isoform X2, whose product is MTLVRERRHQQPLRLSLPPPIPAADFRQQIHSPSLSLTISPDSPNIEKLSDLEKLAVLGRGNSGTVYKVRHKRSSSIFALKTLRFDRNSTTIRQQAGREAEILRRVDSPYVVQCHAVFDSEDDLYFAMEHMERGSLHDVLLVHRILPEDVISGVARCILNGLQYLHEKQIVHGDIKPSNLLINAEGVVKIADFGVSRVVVGKHDSYETYMGTCAYMSPERIDPERWDGNGDHGFAGDVWSLGVVVLECLAGHYPLIGCGEKPDWAALVCAICFGERLQMPKSASSRIQSFVRRCLEKDWKKRGTVEPFGLDTSRERISF